The following is a genomic window from Candidatus Aminicenantes bacterium.
GCCGCTTACGATGCGCGCGCTGCCGCCCCGAAGGGCGGCGTCCCCTTGGGGGCTGCCGGCCTGAAAGACGGCGTCCATTTGGGGAAGCCCGCCGGCAACGGTCTTTATGAAATTCTGCCACAGGTTGTAAAGGGGTTCGACATTCGGGATGGCCGGGACGTTTTCGCGGATCTGCCCGTTCTGCAGACGGATCGTTTTCACGCTTCGCGTTTGGTAGTCGGCCGACATGTAGAGGTCCTTCTGGAATATCCGCAATTTGCGGGTCTTGTCCTGCGAGACGCGGCTGGCGGTCAGGTTGGCCACCAAACCGGAATGGAACTCCAGGCGGACATTGGCGATGTCGATCTGCCGCGAGATGACCGGGATGCCGCAGGCGCGGATATCCTTGACGCCGCTGCCATCCCATTGCAGGATGATGTCCAGGTCATGGATCATCAGATCGAGGATGACATCGATATCCAACGAACGCGGCGAAAACGAACCCAGCCGCTGAACCTCGATGAAGCGCGGTTTCTCGACCAGGCCGCGGAGATACTCGACCGCCGGGTTGAACCTTTCCAGGTGGCCGACGGCCAGGACCAGACGCTTCTCTTCGCTGAGGGCGATCAGCTGATCGGCTTCGGCCAGGGTCTTGCAGATCGGCTTTTCGATCATGACATGCTTGCCGTTCTCAAGAAAAAAACGCGAGATGACGTGATGCTCCTGGGTGGGCGTTGCCACCATGACCGCATCCACCCATGGCAAAGCCTGGCGGTAATCGCTCATCTTTTCGATATCCAGGCCTAGGCAGGCCTTGTCCAGATTCTCGCGCTTCAGGTCCACAGCACAGGTCAGCCGGCATTGCGGGATGGAACGTAAGACGCGCAGGTGATTGCTGCCCATGACCCCGGTTCCGATGATGCCGATGTTCATGTTCTCCCCAGTACGACGATTTTCCCCTGCCGGGCCAGATCCAGCACGCGCTGTGAATCGAGCATCAGCGTTTTTCCGGCTTCCAGCACGAAGGCCGCCGCCCGGCACTCTTTCAGGAGGGCCATGGTGGACTGGCCGACCACCGGCACGTCAAAGC
Proteins encoded in this region:
- a CDS encoding Gfo/Idh/MocA family oxidoreductase, which produces MNIGIIGTGVMGSNHLRVLRSIPQCRLTCAVDLKRENLDKACLGLDIEKMSDYRQALPWVDAVMVATPTQEHHVISRFFLENGKHVMIEKPICKTLAEADQLIALSEEKRLVLAVGHLERFNPAVEYLRGLVEKPRFIEVQRLGSFSPRSLDIDVILDLMIHDLDIILQWDGSGVKDIRACGIPVISRQIDIANVRLEFHSGLVANLTASRVSQDKTRKLRIFQKDLYMSADYQTRSVKTIRLQNGQIRENVPAIPNVEPLYNLWQNFIKTVAGGLPQMDAVFQAGSPQGDAALRGGSARIVSGADGRAALRLALDISAAIGTVAPEGTPPFRTAADA